The following proteins are co-located in the Corynebacterium aquilae DSM 44791 genome:
- the hrcA gene encoding heat-inducible transcriptional repressor HrcA, which yields MTNATQQRRQAVLTAIVADYISTNQPVGSKALVQRHQLGVSPATIRNDMAALEADGYIKQQHASSGRIPTTKAYRAFVDQVHTVKPLSAAEKQAILRFLEDGVDLEDVLRRSVQLLSGLTGTAAVVQMPTLATSHVRHVEVVQLTPNRLLLVVITDTGRVDQRNIELSHDVTAHTVSRIRDELNKALVGRTLPNAAHNLDAVINAASGWDHAHRDSVARCVTVLRATLVENPADKLIVAGAANTLQIDQQVLAALEEQVVLLKLLSAATAPGQVHVSIGQENADEHFKKASVIATGYGPAQEDTSLGAMAVVGPTAMDYVGTMSKVHAVATYVSRVLAGE from the coding sequence ATGACCAACGCAACACAGCAACGACGACAAGCCGTACTCACCGCCATCGTCGCCGACTACATCTCCACCAACCAACCCGTCGGCTCCAAAGCACTGGTCCAACGCCACCAACTCGGCGTGTCCCCAGCCACCATCCGCAACGACATGGCCGCCCTAGAAGCCGACGGCTACATCAAACAACAACACGCCTCCTCCGGGCGCATCCCCACCACCAAGGCCTACCGCGCCTTCGTCGACCAAGTCCACACCGTCAAACCACTCAGCGCCGCCGAAAAACAAGCCATCCTGCGCTTCCTCGAAGACGGCGTCGACCTCGAAGACGTCCTGCGCCGCAGCGTGCAACTACTGTCCGGACTCACCGGCACCGCCGCTGTTGTCCAAATGCCCACCCTGGCCACCAGCCACGTTCGGCACGTCGAAGTCGTCCAACTCACCCCCAACCGCCTCCTGCTGGTCGTCATCACCGACACCGGGCGCGTCGACCAACGCAACATCGAACTCAGCCACGACGTCACCGCGCACACCGTCAGCCGCATCCGCGACGAACTGAACAAAGCCCTCGTCGGCCGCACCCTTCCCAACGCCGCCCACAACCTCGACGCCGTCATCAACGCCGCCAGCGGATGGGACCACGCCCACCGTGACAGCGTCGCCCGCTGCGTCACCGTGCTCCGCGCCACCCTGGTCGAAAACCCCGCCGACAAACTCATTGTCGCCGGCGCCGCCAACACCCTCCAGATCGACCAACAAGTACTGGCAGCCCTCGAAGAACAAGTCGTCCTACTCAAACTGCTCTCCGCCGCCACCGCGCCCGGACAAGTACACGTCAGCATCGGCCAAGAAAACGCCGACGAACACTTCAAAAAAGCCTCCGTCATCGCCACCGGCTACGGCCCAGCCCAAGAAGACACCTCGCTCGGGGCCATGGCCGTCGTCGGGCCCACCGCCATGGACTACGTCGGCACCATGAGCAAAGTCCACGCCGTCGCCACCTACGTCAGCCGCGTGCTCGCCGGGGAATAA
- the hemW gene encoding radical SAM family heme chaperone HemW: MSPTHQHPQTHTPFGLYLHVPFCASRCGYCDFNTYTPGELGSRLGPDSYLTAARREIALAAQETTRVLGHLPTVDTIFIGGGTPSMIGAQGLSTLIDSVREHFELAPGAEITTESNPESTSPEFFSHLLDAGFSRISLGMQSAAAHVLKVLERRHTPGRAAAAAQEAHTAGFNHINLDIIYGTPGEDDADLELTLDTILNTPVDHVSAYSLIVEDGTAMARKVAKGQLPAPDEDILAHRYTLIDHALRGAGMEWYEVSNWAHPGGECRHNLGYWRGGNWWGIGPGAHSHLDGRRFYNVKHPGRYTDMLTQGHLPIQEHETLDTAARHTEDIMLRLRLREGIEEHHIKPQAAPIIDRHISGGLIHRTQDHGTTRLALTDKGRLLADGIITDILAAED; the protein is encoded by the coding sequence ATGAGCCCCACACACCAGCACCCGCAGACCCACACTCCCTTCGGCCTGTACCTCCACGTGCCATTTTGTGCCTCCCGGTGCGGGTACTGCGACTTCAACACCTACACCCCCGGCGAACTCGGCTCCAGGCTCGGGCCCGACAGCTACCTCACAGCAGCTCGCAGAGAAATCGCCCTCGCCGCCCAAGAAACCACCCGTGTGCTCGGCCACCTGCCGACAGTCGACACCATCTTCATCGGCGGCGGCACCCCGTCCATGATCGGTGCCCAAGGTCTTAGCACCCTCATCGATAGTGTGCGCGAGCACTTCGAACTCGCCCCCGGCGCAGAAATCACCACCGAATCCAACCCCGAATCCACCAGCCCGGAATTCTTCTCACACCTGCTCGACGCGGGCTTTAGCCGCATCTCCCTTGGCATGCAATCCGCCGCCGCACACGTGCTCAAAGTCCTCGAACGCCGCCACACCCCCGGCCGCGCCGCAGCCGCCGCCCAAGAAGCACACACCGCCGGCTTTAACCACATCAACCTCGACATCATCTACGGCACCCCCGGCGAAGACGACGCCGACTTAGAGCTGACCCTCGACACCATCTTGAACACCCCCGTCGACCACGTCAGCGCCTACTCCCTCATCGTCGAAGACGGCACCGCCATGGCCCGAAAAGTCGCCAAAGGCCAACTACCCGCCCCCGACGAAGACATCCTCGCCCACCGCTACACCCTCATCGACCACGCACTACGCGGCGCAGGAATGGAGTGGTACGAAGTCTCCAACTGGGCACACCCCGGCGGCGAATGCCGCCACAACCTCGGCTACTGGCGCGGCGGCAACTGGTGGGGCATCGGCCCCGGCGCCCACTCCCACCTTGATGGCCGCCGCTTCTACAACGTCAAACACCCCGGCCGCTACACCGACATGCTCACCCAAGGACACCTGCCCATCCAAGAGCACGAAACCCTCGACACAGCCGCCCGCCACACCGAAGACATCATGCTGCGCCTGCGACTGCGCGAAGGCATCGAAGAACACCACATCAAACCCCAAGCAGCCCCCATCATCGACCGCCACATCTCCGGCGGACTCATCCACCGCACCCAAGATCACGGCACCACCCGACTCGCCCTGACCGACAAAGGACGACTGCTGGCCGACGGCATCATCACCGACATCCTCGCCGCCGAAGACTAG
- a CDS encoding AMP-dependent synthetase/ligase, with the protein MLALAQARPYGVMFTRPANFEWVNVTAKEFVDEVFEVAKGLIANGVQQGDRVALLSETRYEWTLLDFAIWAAGAVVVPIYGSSSLSQVQWIIEDSGAVFAVTETRDHTDLMKHLEIGADGKPALSGSPSQLRRILEINASAIPTLKFEGREVPTSEVQERIAATSSKDLATLIYTSGTTGRPKGCRLTHHNWVAEVRALLTHPIGAIAIPGTRVLTFLPLAHVFSHAVSLAVCIGGATQSHWSDFSSLVVEFQRAKPDLILGVPRVFEKVRNGAAANAHEKSGVAGAMFDAAEKVAREYSRALDTPEGPSRALKLKHSTFEKLIYSKIRAAMGGQVQYCISGGSAMSQDLLHFFRGLGVTVYEGYGLTETTAAAAVNFDDNIIGTVGRPVGGVAARINEEGEILLKGDIVFEGYWNNEEATAESFDDEGWFNTGDLGEIRESGHLVITGRKKDLIVTAGGKNVSPGPLEDRLRSHPLISQALVVGDGKPFVGVLIALDEEAFERWKSGRGIPENKTVSDLAVDPVLRAEIQDAINDANSTVSHAEAIKKFYILDRDLKEEENELTPTMKIKRNVVVARFAEEIRFLYKRK; encoded by the coding sequence ATGCTGGCGCTGGCGCAGGCGCGTCCCTATGGCGTGATGTTTACCCGGCCTGCGAACTTTGAGTGGGTCAATGTCACCGCTAAGGAGTTCGTGGATGAGGTCTTTGAGGTCGCTAAGGGTCTGATTGCTAACGGGGTGCAGCAGGGCGATCGGGTGGCTTTGCTGTCGGAGACTCGTTATGAGTGGACGCTTTTGGATTTCGCGATTTGGGCTGCTGGTGCTGTGGTGGTGCCGATCTATGGCTCCTCCTCGCTGTCGCAGGTGCAGTGGATCATTGAGGATTCCGGGGCGGTGTTCGCCGTGACGGAGACCCGCGATCACACGGATTTGATGAAGCACCTGGAAATTGGTGCCGATGGCAAACCGGCGTTGTCGGGTTCCCCGTCGCAGCTGCGCCGCATCCTGGAGATCAATGCTTCCGCGATTCCGACCTTGAAGTTTGAGGGCCGGGAGGTGCCGACCAGTGAGGTGCAGGAGCGTATCGCTGCGACGTCTTCCAAGGATTTGGCCACCTTGATTTACACCTCCGGCACCACGGGCCGGCCGAAGGGGTGTCGTTTGACTCACCACAATTGGGTGGCTGAGGTTCGTGCCCTGTTGACCCACCCGATTGGTGCGATTGCGATTCCGGGTACCCGGGTGTTGACGTTTTTGCCGTTGGCGCACGTGTTTAGCCATGCGGTGTCGCTGGCGGTGTGTATTGGTGGTGCGACCCAGTCGCACTGGTCGGATTTTTCCTCCCTGGTGGTGGAGTTCCAGCGCGCGAAGCCGGATTTGATTCTGGGTGTGCCGCGCGTGTTTGAGAAGGTCCGCAATGGGGCGGCTGCGAATGCGCACGAAAAGTCCGGTGTTGCGGGTGCGATGTTTGATGCGGCGGAGAAGGTGGCGCGCGAGTATTCCCGCGCCTTGGACACCCCGGAGGGTCCCAGCCGCGCGTTGAAGCTGAAGCACTCCACTTTTGAGAAGCTGATTTATTCCAAGATCCGGGCGGCGATGGGCGGCCAGGTGCAGTACTGCATTTCTGGTGGTTCGGCGATGAGCCAGGATTTGTTGCACTTCTTCCGGGGCCTGGGGGTGACGGTGTATGAGGGCTATGGCCTGACGGAGACCACCGCGGCGGCCGCGGTGAATTTTGATGACAACATCATCGGCACGGTCGGCCGCCCGGTGGGTGGGGTGGCCGCCCGCATCAACGAGGAAGGGGAGATCCTCCTCAAGGGCGACATTGTTTTCGAGGGTTATTGGAACAACGAGGAGGCCACCGCGGAGTCCTTCGATGATGAGGGCTGGTTCAACACTGGTGATTTGGGGGAGATCCGCGAGTCGGGTCACCTGGTGATCACCGGCCGCAAGAAGGACCTCATCGTCACCGCCGGCGGCAAGAATGTGTCCCCCGGCCCGCTGGAAGACCGTTTGCGCTCCCACCCGTTGATCTCTCAGGCGCTGGTGGTCGGCGACGGTAAGCCGTTTGTGGGCGTGTTGATTGCCCTGGATGAGGAGGCGTTTGAGCGCTGGAAGTCCGGCCGCGGCATCCCGGAGAACAAAACAGTGTCCGATTTGGCGGTCGATCCGGTGTTGCGCGCGGAGATCCAGGACGCGATCAACGACGCGAACTCGACTGTGTCGCATGCGGAGGCGATCAAGAAGTTCTACATTCTCGACCGCGATTTGAAGGAAGAAGAAAACGAGCTGACCCCGACGATGAAGATCAAACGCAACGTCGTGGTGGCCCGCTTTGCCGAGGAAATCCGCTTCCTGTACAAGCGCAAGTAA
- the malQ gene encoding 4-alpha-glucanotransferase → MSHNSQLHALADAYGVATSYTSATGEHMEVSDDTIRYALAALGINVDDNEEAAAQAIKAKHDADFSRPLPPCVVATHGYPYVVHIHVHDGEPAELLIALEEGGEVTPTQVDNWTPPRTIAGITWGEASFELPADLPMGWHRLYLHSTGIDEVCDLIVTPRALDKPTKKRTGVMAQLYSTRSQTSWGMGDFHDLATLGTIFGQHKQDFILINPLHAAEPFPPCEDSPYLPTTRRFINPIYLHIEDIPELTQLEKNLQEDVKELAQEFTALNHSADYIERDPIYEAKLQVLRELHTLPRTDAREAAYQAYLVAEGEGLQEFATWCAQRDLEHHASSHSQDPEMEELVDFYCWLQFLCDEQLQAAQKAATDAGMDIGIMADLAVGVHPGGADAFTMAEYLAPDASVGAPPDGYNQHGQDWSQPPWHPIKLAEAGYRPWRDLLRTVLRHSGGIRVDHVLGLFRLWWIPRGGKPTDGTYVRYNHDAMVGILCLEAHRAGAVVIGEDLGTFEPWIQDYLADRGLMGTSIIWFEGDPEIRGPRRQEKYRELALTSVTTHDLPPTAGYLDGEHIRLRDRLGLFTTKVEDEDEVDLVWQNEVLDRVREAGYFGEHESFIGKPRDQRGSIHELLTALHRFMAGTSSLLACTALVDLVGDTRAQNQPGTTKDLYPNWCVPLADANQSPILIEDITSLPLAQALLKASQR, encoded by the coding sequence GTGAGCCACAACAGTCAGCTACATGCCCTCGCCGACGCATACGGCGTCGCCACCTCCTACACCTCCGCCACCGGCGAACACATGGAGGTCTCCGACGACACGATCCGCTACGCGCTCGCCGCACTCGGCATCAACGTCGACGACAACGAGGAAGCGGCCGCCCAGGCCATCAAGGCAAAACACGACGCTGACTTCTCCCGACCACTGCCGCCCTGCGTGGTCGCCACCCACGGCTACCCCTACGTCGTCCACATCCACGTCCACGACGGCGAACCCGCCGAACTTCTCATCGCGCTAGAAGAAGGCGGCGAAGTCACCCCCACCCAGGTCGACAACTGGACACCGCCGCGCACCATCGCCGGCATCACCTGGGGCGAGGCCTCCTTCGAACTGCCCGCCGACCTGCCCATGGGCTGGCACCGCCTCTACCTGCACTCCACCGGCATCGACGAAGTGTGCGACCTCATCGTCACCCCCCGGGCACTGGACAAACCCACCAAGAAACGCACCGGAGTCATGGCGCAGCTGTACTCCACCCGCTCGCAGACCTCCTGGGGCATGGGCGACTTCCACGATCTGGCCACCCTCGGCACCATCTTCGGCCAGCACAAGCAGGACTTCATCCTGATCAACCCCCTGCACGCCGCCGAACCCTTCCCCCCGTGCGAAGACTCCCCCTACCTGCCCACCACCCGGCGCTTCATCAACCCCATCTATCTGCACATCGAAGACATCCCCGAGCTCACCCAGCTCGAGAAGAACCTGCAGGAAGACGTCAAGGAACTCGCCCAAGAATTCACCGCCCTCAACCACTCGGCCGACTACATCGAACGCGACCCCATCTACGAGGCAAAACTCCAAGTCCTGCGCGAACTGCACACCCTGCCGCGCACCGACGCCCGCGAGGCCGCCTACCAGGCATACCTGGTCGCCGAAGGTGAAGGCCTGCAAGAATTCGCCACCTGGTGCGCCCAACGCGACCTCGAACACCACGCCTCCTCCCACTCCCAAGACCCGGAGATGGAAGAACTCGTCGACTTCTACTGCTGGCTGCAATTCCTCTGCGACGAACAACTCCAAGCCGCCCAAAAAGCCGCCACCGATGCCGGCATGGACATCGGCATCATGGCCGACCTGGCCGTCGGCGTCCACCCCGGCGGCGCCGACGCGTTCACCATGGCCGAATACCTCGCCCCCGACGCCTCCGTCGGCGCCCCACCAGACGGCTACAACCAGCACGGCCAAGACTGGTCCCAGCCCCCATGGCACCCCATCAAACTCGCCGAAGCCGGCTACCGCCCCTGGCGCGACCTGCTGCGCACCGTCTTGCGCCACTCCGGCGGCATCCGCGTCGACCACGTGCTCGGCCTGTTCCGCCTGTGGTGGATCCCCCGCGGCGGTAAACCCACCGACGGCACCTACGTGCGCTACAACCACGACGCCATGGTCGGCATCCTCTGCCTGGAAGCCCACCGCGCCGGCGCCGTCGTCATCGGCGAAGACCTCGGCACCTTCGAACCCTGGATCCAGGACTACCTCGCCGACCGCGGCCTGATGGGCACCTCCATCATCTGGTTCGAAGGCGACCCCGAAATCCGCGGCCCCCGCCGCCAGGAAAAATACCGCGAACTGGCACTGACCTCCGTAACCACCCACGACCTGCCGCCCACCGCCGGCTATCTCGACGGCGAACACATCCGCCTGCGCGACCGGCTAGGCCTATTCACCACCAAAGTCGAAGACGAAGACGAAGTCGACCTGGTGTGGCAAAACGAAGTCCTCGACCGGGTACGCGAAGCCGGCTACTTCGGGGAGCACGAATCCTTCATCGGCAAGCCCCGCGACCAGCGTGGCAGCATCCACGAACTACTCACCGCGCTGCACCGCTTCATGGCGGGCACCAGCAGCCTGCTGGCCTGCACCGCACTGGTAGACCTCGTCGGTGATACCCGCGCCCAAAACCAGCCCGGCACCACCAAGGACCTCTACCCCAACTGGTGCGTGCCCCTGGCTGACGCCAACCAGTCCCCCATCCTCATTGAGGACATCACCTCCCTGCCGCTCGCGCAGGCGCTGCTCAAGGCGAGCCAGCGCTAA
- a CDS encoding GIY-YIG nuclease family protein — MELQFVRWEVAPADPVPALLADLPCRQGIYIIEFANGEIYVGQTRNILTRFATHVKRSGQHAPWADAVKLSFAAMPNVDGLALRKAETFYIKKLLDEGFILRNRVGNPAHRQPCALDEVLSLEDLDHWAAGDLNVQLGNDWTEKELSLARASKRTRLPQMLKLSGAEKDFAAKVLDDLALFVAFFIPRPVTQEKMRWTLTDLPSTAGGRMCTLNVGHLEVYFAPRGWVVELEAEDGNVETQQLCVLNMAQGTMDLLEGLEIRLPLQFGGLVDYGGHQVEQVYLPAGILEDVFEELPGIAYGVRSLIMQLMRSSTRSFFARYHSEPLASRAFKRAMEKGYLDRD; from the coding sequence GTGGAACTCCAGTTTGTACGGTGGGAAGTCGCCCCTGCCGATCCAGTACCCGCCTTGTTAGCTGATTTGCCGTGTCGACAGGGGATTTACATTATTGAGTTTGCAAACGGTGAGATCTATGTTGGGCAGACTCGAAACATACTCACTCGCTTCGCTACTCACGTTAAGAGAAGCGGGCAGCACGCTCCTTGGGCCGATGCAGTGAAGCTGTCGTTTGCGGCGATGCCGAATGTTGATGGCCTGGCCCTGCGTAAGGCTGAGACGTTCTATATCAAGAAACTCTTGGATGAAGGATTCATTCTTCGCAATCGAGTGGGCAACCCCGCGCATCGCCAACCATGTGCATTGGATGAGGTGCTTAGCTTGGAAGACCTCGATCATTGGGCTGCAGGTGACCTAAATGTTCAGCTTGGAAATGACTGGACCGAAAAAGAACTCTCGCTGGCTCGAGCATCGAAGCGCACGCGTCTTCCACAAATGTTGAAGCTCAGCGGGGCAGAAAAGGATTTTGCGGCGAAGGTCTTAGACGACCTCGCATTGTTTGTCGCCTTCTTTATTCCGAGGCCTGTCACGCAAGAGAAAATGCGCTGGACCCTTACTGATCTGCCGTCCACAGCTGGGGGTCGCATGTGCACTCTCAATGTGGGGCACCTAGAGGTGTATTTCGCCCCGCGTGGTTGGGTCGTCGAACTTGAAGCGGAAGACGGAAATGTTGAGACTCAGCAGCTGTGTGTCTTGAATATGGCGCAAGGAACTATGGATCTTCTGGAAGGGCTTGAGATTCGTTTACCGTTGCAGTTCGGAGGATTGGTGGACTACGGGGGCCATCAGGTTGAGCAGGTTTATCTACCTGCAGGAATCTTGGAGGACGTCTTTGAAGAGCTTCCTGGAATTGCTTATGGCGTCCGGAGTCTCATCATGCAACTAATGAGGAGTAGCACCCGCAGTTTCTTCGCTCGCTACCACAGTGAGCCACTTGCTTCGAGAGCTTTTAAGAGGGCTATGGAAAAGGGATACCTCGATCGAGATTAA
- a CDS encoding CoA-transferase yields the protein MSTLISPAGKYNDTETANALRKTLRDGMTIAIGGFGTCGVPQDLVEIVKDSGVKDLTIVSNNLAIDGHSTAGLLESHQISKIQASYIGENKLFMDQYLNGDSGWCRL from the coding sequence TTGAGCACTCTCATCTCCCCAGCAGGGAAATACAACGACACGGAGACCGCAAACGCTCTCCGCAAAACACTTCGCGACGGAATGACAATTGCCATCGGAGGTTTTGGAACCTGCGGGGTCCCCCAAGATCTGGTCGAAATCGTCAAGGATTCCGGAGTCAAAGACCTCACAATCGTTTCTAACAACCTCGCGATCGACGGGCACAGCACAGCCGGATTACTGGAGAGCCATCAAATTTCCAAGATTCAAGCGAGCTATATCGGTGAAAACAAGCTCTTCATGGATCAGTATCTCAATGGCGACAGCGGGTGGTGCAGACTATAG
- a CDS encoding ATP-binding protein, whose translation MTSPNTAFPAMSDDDYELFKQFRITAMGEAIRTLLEDPATAGLTGSQIIRYGLHSLKHHRDNVRLAKRRKAAHLDTSTACVENIHYDSNRDLDKATIDGLAQLDWVRHGTNVIVQAPCGVGKTYIVKALGLAACENGYDVRYYTHHGLIRAIEEVTDDTGAYYQLIDDLSTVDVLIIDDFALGSYADAHTRAIADVLDRRESSATVLASQLQPQDWYRAFDNPGFSEAILSRLLKPPIVVAINGTDRRRQ comes from the coding sequence ATGACTAGCCCGAACACCGCGTTCCCGGCCATGAGCGATGACGACTACGAGCTGTTTAAACAGTTCCGCATCACCGCCATGGGCGAAGCGATCCGCACCCTTCTGGAAGACCCAGCCACCGCAGGTCTGACCGGATCCCAAATCATCCGCTACGGCCTGCACAGTCTCAAACACCACCGCGACAACGTCCGGCTGGCAAAACGCCGCAAAGCCGCACACCTGGACACCTCGACCGCATGCGTGGAAAACATTCACTACGACTCGAATCGTGACCTGGACAAAGCCACCATCGATGGGCTGGCACAACTGGACTGGGTCCGCCACGGCACCAACGTCATTGTCCAAGCCCCCTGCGGTGTGGGCAAAACCTACATCGTCAAAGCTCTCGGCCTGGCTGCCTGCGAAAACGGCTACGACGTGCGCTACTACACCCACCACGGGCTGATCAGGGCGATCGAAGAAGTCACCGACGACACCGGCGCCTACTACCAGCTCATCGACGACCTCAGCACCGTTGATGTCCTCATCATCGATGACTTCGCGTTGGGCAGCTACGCCGATGCCCACACCCGCGCGATCGCTGACGTGCTCGACCGTCGTGAAAGCTCCGCCACCGTGCTGGCCAGCCAACTGCAGCCACAGGACTGGTACCGCGCGTTCGACAACCCGGGTTTTTCTGAAGCAATCCTCAGCAGGTTGCTTAAGCCCCCGATCGTTGTCGCGATCAACGGCACGGACCGACGCAGGCAATAA